The ANME-2 cluster archaeon genome includes a window with the following:
- a CDS encoding cobyric acid synthase: MNDTAKPLMVLGTGSHVGKSIVVTALCRIFDERGFNVAPFKAQNMSLNSWITDNGDEIGIAQAIQAKACGIPPTADMNPILLKPKGDRHSQVIIMGRPYADRSAGDYYESIEEMMKVVEHAYNSLAKQHDIIVIEGAGGAAEINLYHRDVVNIGTARLLKPPIILVGDIERGGVFASIYGTLKLLPDDIAPLVRGIIINKFRGDPAILEPGLRELEKLTGVPVLGVIPYTKLSIPSEDSVSIADKKQLSNKDNGLVDIAVIRLPRISNFTDFEPLEQLSNIRYVEPGGDLGQPDALILPGTKNTIDDLKVLQDSGTYIRILELAHAGIPVIGICGGYQMMGKTITDSGIEGSGGSAARVDGLGLLDISTDFSKYEKQTIRTKKTVTGNGPILGRINEQQVDGYEIHMGMSRLHGNTPAFDDDGCVDVTGLVWGTYMHGLFENENLRDAFLEYLYAKRGLKYSSIKDRITYTDPYHQLAEHFLAHVDMDAVESMVGSSKK, translated from the coding sequence ATGAACGACACCGCAAAACCCCTGATGGTACTGGGAACAGGCTCACATGTCGGCAAGAGCATAGTAGTCACAGCCCTGTGTCGTATCTTTGACGAACGAGGCTTTAATGTGGCACCCTTCAAGGCTCAGAATATGAGCCTCAATTCCTGGATAACAGACAACGGCGACGAGATAGGCATAGCCCAGGCAATCCAGGCAAAAGCATGCGGCATCCCACCCACAGCAGACATGAACCCCATCTTGCTAAAACCAAAAGGTGACCGCCATTCCCAGGTAATCATAATGGGGCGGCCGTATGCAGACCGTAGTGCCGGTGACTATTATGAATCCATTGAAGAGATGATGAAGGTTGTCGAGCACGCATACAATAGTCTGGCCAAACAGCATGACATCATTGTGATTGAAGGGGCAGGGGGTGCTGCCGAGATCAACTTATACCACCGGGACGTGGTCAATATCGGCACTGCCAGGCTGCTTAAGCCCCCCATCATCCTTGTGGGTGACATTGAGCGGGGTGGTGTGTTCGCCAGCATCTACGGCACCCTGAAACTACTACCTGACGACATCGCACCGCTGGTTCGGGGCATCATAATCAATAAATTCAGGGGCGACCCCGCAATACTGGAACCGGGCCTCAGGGAACTTGAAAAACTGACCGGTGTGCCCGTTCTGGGCGTCATACCATATACCAAACTATCCATTCCATCTGAAGATTCTGTCTCGATCGCAGACAAGAAACAGTTATCCAACAAAGATAACGGCCTTGTGGATATTGCAGTCATAAGGTTGCCAAGGATATCAAATTTCACAGACTTTGAGCCCCTGGAGCAATTATCGAACATAAGGTACGTTGAGCCGGGCGGAGACCTTGGCCAGCCTGATGCACTGATATTACCTGGTACCAAGAACACCATTGATGACCTGAAAGTGCTGCAGGACAGCGGCACATATATCCGGATCCTTGAACTTGCACATGCTGGTATTCCGGTTATCGGGATATGCGGCGGCTACCAGATGATGGGCAAGACTATTACTGATAGTGGAATCGAGGGGAGCGGTGGGAGTGCAGCCCGTGTGGACGGACTTGGGCTGCTTGATATTTCCACGGATTTTTCAAAATATGAAAAACAAACTATCCGGACAAAAAAAACCGTAACAGGTAATGGCCCCATCCTGGGCAGGATCAACGAACAGCAAGTAGACGGTTACGAGATACATATGGGCATGTCAAGACTACATGGTAACACACCGGCCTTTGATGACGACGGTTGTGTCGATGTGACCGGATTAGTGTGGGGGACATACATGCACGGCCTATTCGAGAATGAGAACTTGAGGGATGCATTTCTGGAGTATCTCTATGCCAAGCGCGGACTCAAGTACAGCAGCA